A genomic stretch from uncultured Pseudodesulfovibrio sp. includes:
- the ahcY gene encoding adenosylhomocysteinase, whose protein sequence is MSKNVIPVDPKCENKVADMSLAEWGHMEMQLSEREMPGLMSLIEKYGEEKPLKGLKIMGSLHMTIQTAMLIKCLYELGADLRWASCNIFSTQDNAAAAIADSGMSKVFAWKGESLEEFWWCTEQALTWPDGSGPDLIVDDGGDATLLVHQGVKCEKDPSLLGQKHEVKEFQIVMDRLEASYAADPQKWTKIAKVIRGVSEETTTGVHRLYEMQRNGELLFPAINVNDSVTKSKFDNLYGCRESLADGIKRATDVMIAGKVVVVIGYGDVGKGCAQSMRGFGARVLVTEIDPICALQAAMEGFEVTTMEDAAPRGDIFVTCTGNYHVVTGEHMDAMKDEAILCNIGHFDSEIEMLHLEGNPKCVKKEVKPQVDKWTLPSGKSLIVLAEGRLVNLGCATGHPSFVMSNSFTNQVLAQLDLAKNEYEPKVMILPKKLDEEVARLHLERLGVKLEKLSKQQADYIGVEVEGPFKPDHYRY, encoded by the coding sequence AATGCAGTTGTCCGAGCGCGAAATGCCCGGTCTCATGTCTCTCATTGAGAAATATGGTGAAGAAAAGCCCCTTAAAGGCCTCAAGATCATGGGCTCCCTGCACATGACCATTCAGACCGCCATGCTCATCAAGTGCCTGTATGAACTCGGTGCAGACCTGCGCTGGGCTTCCTGCAACATTTTTTCCACGCAGGACAATGCTGCCGCAGCCATTGCCGACTCCGGGATGTCCAAGGTGTTCGCATGGAAGGGCGAATCGTTGGAAGAGTTCTGGTGGTGCACTGAGCAGGCTTTGACATGGCCTGACGGCTCCGGTCCTGACCTTATCGTTGATGATGGCGGTGACGCTACCCTGCTCGTTCATCAGGGCGTGAAGTGCGAAAAAGATCCCAGCCTGCTCGGACAGAAACATGAGGTGAAGGAATTTCAGATCGTCATGGATCGTCTGGAAGCCTCCTATGCGGCTGATCCGCAGAAGTGGACCAAGATTGCCAAGGTTATTCGTGGCGTGTCCGAAGAGACCACGACTGGCGTCCATCGTCTTTACGAGATGCAGCGCAACGGCGAACTGCTTTTCCCGGCCATCAACGTCAACGACTCCGTGACCAAATCCAAGTTCGACAACCTTTACGGCTGCCGTGAGTCCCTGGCTGACGGTATCAAGCGCGCTACTGATGTCATGATCGCAGGCAAGGTCGTGGTTGTTATCGGTTACGGTGACGTGGGCAAGGGTTGTGCTCAGTCCATGCGCGGCTTCGGTGCTCGTGTGCTTGTCACTGAAATTGATCCCATCTGCGCACTCCAGGCTGCCATGGAAGGTTTTGAAGTCACCACCATGGAAGATGCTGCCCCCCGTGGCGATATCTTTGTTACCTGCACCGGCAACTACCATGTCGTCACCGGTGAACACATGGATGCCATGAAGGATGAAGCCATTCTCTGCAACATCGGTCATTTCGATTCCGAAATCGAGATGCTGCACCTTGAAGGCAATCCCAAGTGCGTGAAGAAAGAAGTCAAACCGCAGGTCGACAAGTGGACCCTGCCTTCCGGCAAGTCTCTCATCGTTCTGGCAGAAGGGCGTCTGGTCAACCTTGGTTGCGCCACCGGTCATCCGAGCTTCGTTATGTCCAACTCCTTCACAAACCAGGTGCTGGCACAGTTGGATCTGGCAAAGAATGAATACGAACCCAAGGTTATGATTCTGCCCAAGAAGCTGGACGAAGAGGTCGCTCGTCTGCATCTCGAACGTCTCGGCGTCAAACTCGAAAAACTGTCCAAACAGCAGGCTGATTATATCGGCGTGGAAGTGGAAGGCCCGTTTAAGCCGGATCACTATCGCTACTAG
- a CDS encoding transporter substrate-binding domain-containing protein: MNCKLFILTVLFTTVTWIGTGFWTGCIQAEAADKTITMFIPDTNWPPYIMDDPYLPDGGVFVEVLRAVAEPLDYKIKVMRLPNRRGWMMLEHGKIDVHPKAMKWVPNATDFLWTDPFMQSEDVLIYAAETPLKYTSPKDLYGKSVATIKDFAYPVLEPHFGPNKIRRVRSVSPYSMLGLLAIGRVDAAVVNRAETQWLMRTKPELSPERFVLDETPCDSADYRFAFTKKGNWEPFIQKFNTVLNAMKQDGRLEAILNKYR, translated from the coding sequence ATGAATTGCAAACTTTTTATACTAACCGTTCTGTTCACAACAGTCACTTGGATTGGGACAGGTTTTTGGACAGGGTGCATTCAGGCTGAGGCGGCAGACAAGACAATCACAATGTTTATCCCGGACACCAATTGGCCGCCGTACATCATGGACGATCCGTACCTTCCGGACGGCGGTGTGTTCGTTGAGGTATTGCGTGCCGTCGCCGAACCACTTGATTACAAAATAAAGGTCATGCGACTTCCCAACAGACGAGGGTGGATGATGCTCGAGCACGGCAAAATCGACGTTCACCCCAAAGCCATGAAATGGGTTCCCAACGCAACAGATTTCTTGTGGACAGACCCGTTCATGCAGAGCGAAGATGTATTGATCTATGCTGCCGAGACTCCACTGAAATATACCTCGCCGAAAGATCTGTACGGTAAATCAGTGGCCACGATCAAAGACTTCGCCTACCCGGTACTCGAGCCACACTTCGGACCAAACAAAATCCGGCGGGTGAGATCGGTTTCCCCTTACTCCATGCTGGGACTCCTTGCCATTGGCCGAGTCGATGCAGCAGTGGTCAATCGAGCCGAAACCCAGTGGCTCATGCGCACAAAGCCGGAACTCAGTCCCGAGCGTTTCGTTCTTGACGAAACGCCCTGCGACAGTGCGGACTATCGATTTGCCTTCACAAAAAAAGGAAACTGGGAACCTTTTATCCAGAAATTCAACACGGTGCTCAATGCCATGAAGCAGGATGGCCGCCTTGAAGCCATTCTAAATAAATACAGATGA